From the Paenibacillus tianjinensis genome, the window GATTGCAGAGACCGAGACGGAGGCCAAGACACAGGCTGCATTGATGGAGCAGGCCCGGTCTAAGGACAAAGCGGTAATGACGCTTCAAGAAACGGCACAATTCCTGAATCTGCAGGAGGATCAGGTGCTGAACATCATCAAAGCGGAGAACAGTATCCTTAGCAACAATGGAGTATTTAACGGAGATAGGCTGCCTTTTTTTAAGGTGGACAACGAGTTTATGTTCAGTAAGGCCGAAATCCTCGAGTGGGTCCGGACAGTGATGTCAGAGACTCGTATATACAGAGGAGACAGAATCATTAGATGAAAAGTGTTAAGAAAGTGATTGCTCATGTGAACCAGCGGTATTGATTTGCGAAAGTAATTGACAAACTTTTAAACAACTACTATACTTAAGTTAGTTAAAGTGTAACGGTAACAGTTACAGGTGGATGTTATTAGCAGCAGAGGTTAAAACTAAGCCGTGTGAAATAGGTTCAATGAAAGCGGCATACCTATAGGAGGGGTTATTATGACAGCAACAGCGACATTGCATGAGGATGTTCAAATCGGTCTTGTACAGATTAGAGTAAGCAATTTGGAGCGTTCACTCGCTTTTTATCAGAATGTGGTTGGACTTAAGGTGTTGCGCACGCATGGACGCGTAGCGGAATTGACGGCAGACGGACAGCAGGTGCTGCTCGTTTTGCGGGAAATTGAGCATGCCCGGATTCAACCCCGTAAGGGCGCAGGGTTGTATCACTTTGCGATTCTCGTGCCGGACCGCCCAAGTCTCGGCCTGGTGCTGCGCAACCTGATCGACTCAGAGATTGAAGTTGGTCAAGGTGATCATCTTGTGAGCGAAGCACTCTATATTCAGGACCCCGATAATAACGGGATTGAACTGTACCGCGACCGTCCGCGCGACACATGGAAACGTGATGCTGAAGGAGACTATATCATGACCACCGACCCGGTAGACGTGGATGGTTTGCTGGCTGCTTCCGAAGGCTTAATCTGGAACGGCCTGCCTGCAGGTACCGTGATCGGACATGTTCATTTTCATGTGGGTGATCTTGCC encodes:
- a CDS encoding VOC family protein — encoded protein: MTATATLHEDVQIGLVQIRVSNLERSLAFYQNVVGLKVLRTHGRVAELTADGQQVLLVLREIEHARIQPRKGAGLYHFAILVPDRPSLGLVLRNLIDSEIEVGQGDHLVSEALYIQDPDNNGIELYRDRPRDTWKRDAEGDYIMTTDPVDVDGLLAASEGLIWNGLPAGTVIGHVHFHVGDLAQAKKFYVDALGFEPTTHYGNSALFISAGGYHHHMGLNIWAGQGAPATPDDAPGIDYFTLQLPDSREVADVADRVRQAGYAVTEAADGVTLTDPWNIGIKLMTIPQSN